One Chitinophaga sp. H8 DNA window includes the following coding sequences:
- the nadA gene encoding quinolinate synthase NadA yields MITEIANAKKNLQRNGFLDIPVDVRLDLFAEIERLKKEKNAIVLAHYYQEPDIQDVADYIGDSLGLSQQAAKTDADIIVFAGVHFMAETAKILSPQKKVLLPDLKAGCSLADSAPPELFKKFRDKYPDHLVISYINCSAGIKALSDIICTSSNAEKIIESVPAGKGIIFAPDRNLGAYLSKKTGRDMILWNGACMVHEIFSLEKITKLKVRHPKAKVIAHPECEAAVLAIADFIGSTTGLLKFTQRDDAKEYIVVTETGILHQMQKENPGKTFIPAPPNNACACNDCPHMKLNTLEKLYLCMEYEEPEITMEENLRIAAKKPIERMLEISAVAGL; encoded by the coding sequence ATGATTACGGAAATCGCTAACGCGAAAAAAAATTTGCAACGCAACGGATTTTTAGATATACCCGTGGATGTTCGTTTAGACTTATTTGCGGAAATCGAAAGATTAAAAAAGGAAAAAAATGCGATAGTGCTGGCACACTATTATCAGGAACCAGATATCCAGGATGTAGCAGATTACATTGGGGACAGTTTGGGACTTAGTCAGCAGGCCGCAAAAACGGATGCAGATATTATTGTTTTTGCTGGTGTTCATTTCATGGCAGAAACAGCGAAAATTCTGAGCCCTCAGAAAAAGGTGCTATTGCCGGATCTGAAAGCTGGTTGTTCCCTGGCAGACAGTGCACCTCCTGAGCTGTTTAAGAAGTTCAGAGATAAATATCCTGATCATCTGGTGATCTCCTACATAAATTGTTCAGCAGGTATCAAGGCGCTTAGCGATATCATTTGTACGTCTTCCAATGCCGAAAAAATCATCGAAAGCGTGCCCGCCGGTAAGGGGATTATCTTTGCACCTGACAGAAACCTTGGGGCTTATTTAAGCAAAAAAACGGGTAGAGATATGATTTTGTGGAACGGGGCATGTATGGTACATGAAATTTTCTCCCTGGAAAAGATTACCAAGTTGAAGGTTAGACACCCCAAGGCTAAGGTGATCGCACATCCGGAGTGCGAAGCTGCCGTTTTGGCGATTGCGGATTTTATCGGTAGTACAACTGGTTTGCTGAAATTTACACAACGGGATGATGCAAAAGAATATATCGTAGTAACTGAAACGGGGATTTTACACCAGATGCAAAAGGAAAATCCTGGTAAAACTTTTATTCCGGCTCCTCCGAATAATGCATGTGCTTGTAACGACTGCCCACACATGAAACTCAATACACTTGAAAAGCTCTACTTATGCATGGAGTATGAAGAACCGGAAATCACTATGGAGGAAAATCTCCGTATCGCGGCTAAAAAGCCCATTGAAAGAATGTTGGAGATTAGTGCAGTAGCCGGGTTATGA
- a CDS encoding peptidylprolyl isomerase: MSVIQKIRDKYAITIVVVICLAIVSFLLQDAFFGRGSLSQGSNTVGKVNGQELDRSEYDQRIKNEEENLRQQSPGGLNDQTRQYAQELAWNRFLNEQIMTAQFEKLGVEVTEAEKVDQFFGKHPNPIVVQYFTNPQTGQFDPALVKQAYSNVSQDKTGRMREMVRQLEDAVAKTQQQQKYQNLIKQGVYYPKWLADQQQKDNAQTATVSYVNVPYASIADSTIQVTDAELNKFIQDHKELFKVEESRKVEYLSFDALPSAADTAAAMKLMVELKAEMDTTKDIAGFINRNSEMKFFDGYVPKSSSMVPHKDSVVDLPIGAIFGPYYDGNTVAFAKMLDRKTMPDTAKIRFVLVSTQQGLADSIAKRRIDSVETAVKGGADFATMVAMYSDDESSKANGGEYELTPTTNFPVKEVKDFAFDGSKGQSKVMKTPYGYFLVQVMEQKNFGPAVKVAYLAKTVDASKETDGKAYAEANEFAGKNNSQVAFDKTIQKDGLNKRIADNIRPMDFVIPGIGQARELVRWAYEAKKGDVSTVFSFENKYVVAVLTSIRKEGLAPLEDVKPQVTAEVKKNKKAAQIIAKLQTPASLDAAAKTTSQPVLHAEGVTFATPFIASMGFEPRVAGAAFNKAWGTAKVSAPIEGNGGVFVIKVDAYQPAAQPAQDLATMQAAYEQGIKSMLDNQLFEVLKKKSKVEDNRFKFF; the protein is encoded by the coding sequence ATGTCAGTTATTCAAAAAATCAGGGACAAGTATGCCATAACGATCGTTGTAGTGATCTGTCTGGCTATTGTGAGTTTCCTTCTGCAAGACGCCTTCTTTGGTAGAGGTTCTTTATCCCAGGGCTCCAATACCGTGGGAAAAGTTAATGGACAAGAATTGGATCGGTCAGAGTATGATCAACGGATAAAGAATGAAGAAGAGAATCTTCGTCAGCAAAGTCCCGGTGGTTTGAACGACCAAACCCGCCAGTATGCCCAGGAGCTAGCCTGGAACCGTTTTTTGAATGAACAGATCATGACTGCACAATTTGAAAAATTGGGAGTGGAAGTGACAGAAGCAGAAAAGGTAGACCAGTTTTTTGGTAAACACCCTAATCCAATAGTGGTGCAATATTTTACCAATCCGCAAACCGGCCAGTTTGACCCTGCTCTCGTAAAACAGGCATATAGTAATGTAAGTCAGGATAAAACAGGCAGAATGCGTGAAATGGTTCGTCAGCTGGAAGATGCAGTGGCCAAAACGCAACAGCAACAAAAATATCAGAACCTGATCAAGCAGGGAGTATATTATCCTAAGTGGTTAGCAGACCAGCAACAAAAGGATAATGCTCAGACAGCTACTGTATCATATGTAAATGTACCTTATGCTTCTATTGCAGATTCTACCATACAGGTAACAGATGCCGAACTCAATAAATTTATCCAGGATCACAAGGAACTGTTTAAAGTAGAAGAGTCCCGTAAAGTAGAATATCTGTCTTTTGACGCATTACCTTCTGCTGCTGATACCGCTGCTGCCATGAAATTAATGGTAGAACTGAAAGCAGAAATGGATACCACTAAAGATATCGCCGGTTTTATTAACCGTAATTCTGAAATGAAGTTTTTTGATGGATATGTGCCAAAGAGCAGCAGCATGGTACCTCATAAGGATTCAGTAGTGGATTTACCAATCGGTGCTATTTTCGGACCATATTATGATGGTAATACAGTAGCATTTGCAAAAATGCTGGATCGTAAAACGATGCCGGATACCGCTAAAATCCGTTTTGTACTGGTTAGCACACAACAGGGCCTGGCTGATTCTATCGCTAAAAGACGTATTGATAGCGTAGAAACTGCTGTTAAAGGTGGTGCTGATTTCGCTACGATGGTAGCCATGTACTCTGATGATGAAAGCAGTAAGGCTAATGGGGGTGAGTATGAACTGACTCCTACTACTAACTTCCCGGTAAAAGAAGTAAAGGACTTTGCTTTTGATGGTAGTAAAGGACAGTCTAAAGTAATGAAAACACCTTATGGTTATTTCCTGGTACAGGTAATGGAACAGAAGAACTTCGGTCCTGCTGTAAAAGTTGCCTACCTGGCAAAAACAGTAGATGCAAGTAAAGAAACAGACGGTAAAGCATATGCTGAAGCAAATGAATTTGCCGGTAAGAATAACTCTCAGGTAGCTTTCGATAAAACCATTCAAAAAGATGGTTTGAATAAAAGGATTGCAGATAATATCCGCCCAATGGATTTTGTAATTCCAGGTATTGGCCAGGCTCGTGAACTGGTACGCTGGGCTTATGAAGCAAAGAAAGGGGATGTTAGTACCGTATTTTCCTTTGAAAATAAATATGTAGTAGCTGTTTTAACCAGCATTCGTAAAGAAGGCCTGGCTCCGCTGGAAGATGTTAAACCACAGGTAACTGCTGAAGTAAAGAAAAATAAAAAAGCTGCACAGATTATAGCCAAACTGCAAACACCTGCTTCACTGGATGCTGCTGCGAAAACAACCAGTCAACCAGTATTGCATGCTGAAGGCGTAACTTTTGCAACACCATTTATTGCTTCTATGGGCTTTGAACCAAGAGTAGCTGGTGCGGCATTTAATAAAGCATGGGGTACAGCTAAAGTTTCTGCACCTATTGAAGGTAATGGTGGTGTATTCGTAATAAAAGTGGATGCTTACCAGCCAGCTGCTCAACCTGCGCAAGACCTGGCTACTATGCAGGCTGCTTATGAACAAGGCATCAAATCCATGCTGGATAATCAGTTATTTGAAGTACTGAAAAAGAAGAGTAAAGTGGAAGATAACCGCTTTAAGTTCTTCTAA
- a CDS encoding DUF2480 family protein: MDEIINKVAQNTSLITLDLEDYYPKGEIVVFDMKAHLFMELILKEKDFRTAMQNLDWEQYRDKNVAITCTADAVIPLWAYMLVMTYLSPMAAYAAFGDAAFMHNTLFLKSLSQIDVAAYADKRVVIKGCGDKSVGELAYAEITRLLVPVVKSIMYGEPCSTVPIYKKR; the protein is encoded by the coding sequence ATGGATGAAATCATCAATAAAGTGGCGCAGAATACTTCCCTGATCACTCTGGATCTGGAAGATTATTATCCCAAAGGAGAAATTGTAGTGTTTGACATGAAAGCGCATTTGTTCATGGAGCTCATTCTAAAAGAAAAGGACTTCCGCACAGCTATGCAAAACCTGGATTGGGAACAGTACCGGGATAAGAATGTGGCTATCACCTGCACTGCTGATGCCGTGATCCCATTATGGGCTTACATGCTGGTAATGACTTACCTGTCTCCTATGGCAGCATATGCCGCCTTTGGAGATGCTGCATTTATGCATAATACATTGTTCCTGAAAAGTTTATCCCAGATAGATGTTGCTGCCTATGCAGACAAGCGGGTGGTTATAAAAGGATGCGGGGATAAAAGTGTAGGAGAACTTGCCTATGCTGAAATTACCAGGCTGTTGGTACCTGTAGTGAAAAGCATTATGTACGGAGAACCATGTTCCACTGTACCTATTTATAAAAAAAGATAG
- the corA gene encoding magnesium/cobalt transporter CorA — MPRKKIIPIPDVLDVLNPFKVKKQRIMNFNPANGVATRPQAEHVKISVFDFTPGNCDEVIIDDNNIAAAFKYLDTPAVSWLNIDGINKEQVHALCEHYQIHFLVEEDILSVGQRAKMDEIGDTLFCLLPMIYFNTETSTVEQEQVSIVLGKNFVISFQDDPLRDVFEPIRDRLRIPGTRIRTAGADYLCYALLDMIIDNYFIVLDKLGERIELMEEAVQHQPTTRALARINFLRKELLLFRRAIAPVRELVNGFLKSESNLLEDRITKYYKDVYDHILQCNDLTENYRDMVLNLQELYHTQLNVKMNEVMKVLAVVTTLMAPLTVIAGIYGMNFKHMPELESPHGYFITLGAMGLIFVLMIIIFKKRGWF, encoded by the coding sequence ATGCCCAGAAAAAAAATAATACCCATTCCTGATGTGCTGGATGTATTGAACCCTTTCAAGGTGAAAAAGCAGCGCATTATGAACTTCAATCCCGCAAACGGAGTAGCTACCAGGCCTCAGGCAGAGCATGTAAAGATTTCCGTTTTTGATTTTACGCCAGGGAATTGTGATGAAGTAATTATAGACGATAATAATATAGCAGCAGCTTTTAAATATCTGGATACACCAGCAGTCAGCTGGCTAAACATTGATGGTATCAATAAGGAACAGGTACATGCACTTTGTGAACATTACCAGATTCATTTTCTGGTAGAAGAAGATATTCTTAGTGTGGGGCAGCGGGCCAAAATGGATGAGATAGGAGATACGCTTTTTTGCCTGTTGCCTATGATCTATTTCAATACAGAAACCTCCACTGTAGAGCAGGAGCAGGTGAGCATCGTATTAGGTAAAAACTTTGTTATCTCTTTCCAGGATGATCCATTGAGAGATGTATTTGAGCCTATCCGGGACAGGCTCCGCATTCCGGGTACCCGTATTCGTACCGCCGGTGCCGACTATCTTTGTTATGCCCTTCTGGATATGATTATTGACAACTATTTTATTGTGCTGGATAAACTCGGCGAACGTATAGAACTGATGGAAGAAGCTGTACAGCATCAGCCCACTACCAGGGCTTTGGCACGTATAAATTTCCTTCGTAAAGAGTTATTATTATTCAGAAGAGCTATTGCTCCGGTCAGGGAATTGGTGAATGGCTTTTTAAAAAGTGAAAGTAATTTGCTGGAAGATCGTATTACCAAATACTATAAAGATGTATACGACCATATTCTTCAATGCAATGATCTCACGGAGAATTACAGAGATATGGTGCTCAATCTGCAGGAATTATATCATACCCAGCTAAATGTGAAAATGAATGAAGTGATGAAGGTGCTTGCAGTCGTAACTACTCTTATGGCACCTCTTACTGTTATTGCCGGTATCTACGGTATGAACTTTAAGCATATGCCGGAGTTGGAATCCCCCCATGGCTATTTTATTACCCTGGGAGCAATGGGACTTATCTTTGTGCTGATGATCATTATTTTCAAGAAGAGAGGCTGGTTTTAG